A window of Solanum stenotomum isolate F172 chromosome 9, ASM1918654v1, whole genome shotgun sequence genomic DNA:
GACATTTTCTCGATTATATAAGTTCTTAACCATTGCTTAAATATTTGTTAGCTCCCTAATTAGCTTACGGGATGATTTCATACATGATATAACTTTTGTAATGAAGTGTAAATAAATGACCTTCTTCAAAACGAATTATCAAGTACATATACTTGTCAAATTAACATATTAGACTCCATGTTCATACAAATAACATTGTATAAAATGGATTGGAGTACTATTTATTGCTAATGGAAATTGAATTAACTTGTTAAAGTGAAAAGCATGGATATCGAACTAACAGATAAAATGAAGCTTTCTCTGGTTTAATATATCTGTCTGCATTCTTGCAACTGTCCGCATTTTCTGTATTTACATTTTGTTTCGTCTAATTTCTTTCTCATTACTTATTCTGTTCCATCTTAGTGATTTTCCTGTGTTTATTTTATGGGGTAATAATATAATGCAACGTGTTATATTGAATTGTTTCCAGATTTGCCAACTGTTGCTGACACTAAATTGAAGTTTTTGACTGCTTACAAGCGTCCAATTCCAACTGTCTACAACACAGTGTTACAAGAGCTAATCGTGCAACAACATTTGACAAGGTACAAGAAATCCTACCAATATGATCCCGTGTTTGCCCTAGGTTTTGTTACTGTGTATGATCAACTTATGGAGGGCTACCCAAGTGAAGAGGACCGTAATGCCATCTTCAAAGCATATATAGAGGCGCTAAAGGAGGATCCTGAGCAATACAGGCATGCTTAATCCATCTCTTGCCAATTTTTGTTGCTTTTTACTCCTTTTTTGTTCAAAGGcacttaaataattatttataagtGAGGGGATGCTAGCATTGAGCCTTCCAGTAAGGTAGTTGTAGATAAAAATGTAAGTTTAATTATCATTAAGAGTTTCTTGGAGGATGGAACGAAAACCCAAGATGAATAGGCTTAGCCGTATTATGGAGCTTGAGAAATGCAGGTGTATGATTTCTCAATGAGTGGAACTGCTATTCAGAACTGGCTGTAGAACCCTTGATCAACTTTCATTTACTAAGAGGTAGCTTACTTTTATCCTTAATCTAACAGTCTTCCTGGGCTTACGAAGAGGAACCCATGAATGAACTGAATAAAGTAACCTCATTCTGAAGTGGATATGTCTATTATAAGTTTTTTAACCAAGAGATTACATGGGATGAGATTGATTGAGCCAAATTATACATTTTTCCACTTGTAGAGTGTCATGCCCCATTTTAGAGCCACGACTGGCACCTGGTAGGTTCTGACCTGGCTACCGTAACCCATGCCTCTCAAAACAAAACTTAACTTATAGATTAGTTTTCATAACCAAACTTCATACATGCTTAGCAAAACCCAAATATAGTGCAAGTAATCTCAGCTTCTCAACATAGTATGGAAAATTCTCAATCATGATTCACCCAAAATGCAAGAATGAGAAATTAGATTGATGAAAAGAGTTGAAGCCTTTCATCTTTCTTGAGGTGGCTATATTTTAGCTAAAATGAACCAACCAAGAAAATGCCGAAACCATGCTCCATTTATTTGAAACTTAATAATATGGgaagattttcatttttcttttagatatttcCTGTGCATCACCTTTTAaatatcatgattcatgacCATCCAATGTAAAAAAGGTTAGAGCTTTTTGTGGAtgttcttatttttatttatcacatTTGTTAGTCTTGAGTAGAAATGAAATGAACAAAATGGATATTGATGATTCATATAGCCGAGTGCCAATACTTTGGGGTTTAGGCATAGATGTTGTTGATGTTACTGTTGTAGTTGTTATAATATTTTGTCTAACATTGAGTAGATTTTTCAGGAGTGTACTTACCTTTTATTATGATGTATGCCCATGAATCTTTTCCTTTCTAGAGATTCTAACTTTCCCAGTATGTTTATAGAGCTGATGCACAAAAATTAGAAGAATGGGCTCGTACTCAAAATGCCAATACGCTAGTTGACTTTTCATCCAAAGATGGAGaaattgaaaacattttcaaGGATATTGCACAGCGAGCTGGAACCAAGGACGGTTTCTGTTATAGTCGATTATTTGCGGTTGGTCTCTTTCGTCTACTTGAGTTGGCAAATGTAACTGATCCGACCATCTTAGAAAAGGTATATATCATAACCTTCTTCAtagtatattttgtattttacaaGAACTTCCTGTTCGTCTATGTTTACTTGGATTACTTAAATCATCTAGAAACACCACAAGCTCTATGGTTTGTGTAAACTTGTAACACTTTGGAAATAGTTATGATAAACACGTAAAGTAATCTAGTGTCAGAGGGAAGGTTACTCATGATCAGGAATTCTAATCCCATATCCGGGTGAGAAACATATAGTTTCAATTTGCCTTTGCATAGCTAATTATCGGTGcattgaaaaaatgaaaaaaaatgaacaagaaCATATAAGTTTTCAAGTATTCTTCTCAGATAGAACTCTAAAAACTGGGAAACCTAGTTCAAGTCATAATACTgatgacatattttattttagagcTTCTTAAGTTGGGGCTGGATATAGTTTCTGTTCTTGTCTTTTCACTCATGTTTGCAGTGCTAGCCTCATACTTTATTACCGCCAGATTTGGAAAACCAACGGTATCATTCTGGCTGATATCAAACAGACAAAGTTAATGAACGAAAACCATTCAGAGAATTGGAGAGTAATTTCAGAGAGAAGGATCAATCCCCTTATTGCCTAGAATTAGACATGATAAGGGCATCAGGCCGTTGATTTAGTGATTTTCGCTTATTTTTCTGACATTTGGGGACCAATTTCCTGCTCTGCTTTACTCTCAAGAAGATTCACACTCCTGTTTCCTTCTCATGAGTCTTTATTGATTTTCTATTAATGCCTGTTAGTAGCAAAACGATCAGCAGAGATATTCTTTCATTACTATTTGCTTCAGGTAATCCCCAGCCATTAGCAACAGCATTTCCCTATAGGACCATTTGCTGTTAAAGCCTCCAAATCTAGTACTCTCTTTGTGCCCTTCTGTGAAAGTTCAGTAGcaagcttcttcttttttctttgcatGAAACCTAAAGCCAATTCCCACTGTTTGATGCCAGGGAAGTGCACCATAGAACACTCCGGTCTTCTGGACTTTTTCTTGTTCAAAGTGAAGTTTCTTAAAAGAGCAGAAGACTCGCTTTCAGCATGTAGATAACTTAAAATTTGAGGTTTTCCTCAATATAGTTGGTTATGGTTTGGGCAAGTTGGCATGAATACTTTGGTGATGAACTAAATTGATTTTAATGGGATTATTTTATACATAGAGGTATTGAAGCTGGACTGAGATCTCAGAATTGCAATTTAGATTGGAGGGAGTTGACTTGCTTATTTTGGCTTATGATGAAAGAGAATTCACTATTACTTTTGGCACTTTTTAACCAATTCACATTTAAAATATTCCTTTCAGTTACCTTGCCCATTGTTGCTGTCTCTTTCTTcttgacatatttttttttttgtgaaaaaaatgaaCATCCATGAGTGCTAGATCACACTAGAAGTAGATATGAAGCAATAGATTCTTAAGATAAAAGTGTGTAAAATCTTACATGGTTGTTTTATGATATAAGGTAAAACAACCTGTGCATTGTATGGACTTAAACTACAATTCACTGTCCGTAATTGTACAAATTTATCTTTAAAGAACATTGAAATCTTTATGCCATAAAACATGGTTATGTGGGGAAGTGTTAATTCTGAAGTCAAAGGTATCCGTTCTCAGGAAATCTGTGAGAAAGATAATTAATGGCACTCATACTAGAACAAGTAAACGCACATGGATTAATGGCTAAAGGAACTCTTTGTGTTATTGTCTGAGCCAGTTTCTTGAATGCATTTAACCTGTCCATGATAGCTATGTAATTGTACCAGAAATATCAGGAGTTCTACTATCTCTCTCTGTCACTTTAAATCATCGACCAATGCTAGCATTTCTTGATTGCACTGATGAATCAACAAAGGTGTGATTGCTAAATGATGATCTTCACAAACAGTTACATCCATCACAAAAGAGGGAAACAAGGGAACaaagaaaaagttcaaatcATTCTTCTCATATACAACATTATACTCAATTAGGATGAAATTCAGTGTCTCTCTAAACGAAAAGCGAGCAAATTCCTTAATAGCGCCCATAGTCTAGGCTTCCTCCCATGAGACCTATTTTGTTTCTTAACCTGCACGAGAAAGTAAAAGGTTTCTGTGAACCCTTTATGTATAAAGAGAATTAAATTGCCCTGTACTTTGTTATTATAATACAACCCTATTTATGTCTTTCTTGAAAAATCTGTAAGGAAAGAAGGCTAATATGAAGACTCTTCTTTAGTTAGAGTTCCTTGTTGTACTCTTCGCATGAGGTCTTTGGTGGTtaggctagttttcaagaattcGTGCTAGTAAGCAAAAAGAAGATACTCTctttgtccaatttatgtgacttactttcctttttagtcagtcccaaaaagaatgatacatttctatattaagtaacaatttaactataaaatgtctatttttacccttaatgaaatgatttagaGCCACATAAATTTATGTCATTCATTTtgaaccacaagttttaaaagtcttcctttctttcttaaactatgtgccgagtcaaactatctcacataaaatgggatggagggagtaacaATTTAAACTTAAGATGGTCTTGAGTTTACTTGCCATAAAAAATGTCACTTGTTTGGATAATTCGATTGGTAAAATAACAATGGTCCTGCTTATAATCAGAGTAACTAGTGTAGCAGGTTTCCTGAATGTGTTCACGTATAGGTGAAACCCCCATGTTTATGCTCATATAAATTCCAATGCACTTAGACAAGAATATCATTGTTGACTTGTGGGATAAAACATGACAGCTTTGTGCCGCACTCAACGTAAATAAGAAAAGTGTGGATCGGGACCTTGACGTTTATCGCAATTTGCTCTCCAAGCTGGTTCAGGCTAAAGAGCTGTTGAAGGAATACGTGGAAAGGTTAGAGTTCTTTCTTGGTTCAATACTCTTTGGTATCCTTTCTCTTAACTATTTTCTAAAACTATTCAGCTGCATTTTTCTCTAGCATTGATAAGCTCTAACAAGGTTTTGTTCCACTTAGTCTACTAGAAATCTATGACTTTTCTCTTCCCTACCCCTATTTATCCACCTCATTCCCACCCCCAGAAGAACACTGTCGTTTATACCCCCTTGTTTCCTTCCTCTCCATCTTTTACATTCTTCACATGTATTTTGGTGTAGTGCAAATTCAGTCAATCAAGACCTTGTCTGCTGAAAATACTTTTACTGTTTTATCTCAATTTTATGATGTGTGTGTTGTTTAgggagaagaaaaagagaggcGAAAGGGAAACTCAGAAGGCCAATGAGACAGTGACAAAATGCTTGGGAGATTACCAATATGCTGGGAGGTAAGACAAAGATCATTTTGTCCTCCTGCCTGGACCTCATTGACTTGTTCCACTAACGGAACAGTCCATGTACAATAGAGCTCGGTCTCCAAAGCTCAGGCAAGTTATATTAGAAGATCAAAGTTACGTTGAATGTTTTGTTATTACAGTAATTGAGATATATCGCAATGTTCATTATTTCCTGGTTAAACAGAATAGCTTTATTGTTGCAACTATCTCTAAATTATTTGTAGATAAAGCCTCTGTGTAGTGACAAAAATCAAAGAGTTACTCAGCTGTCTTGCTCTCTATTTTCTTTGGTTCTGGTTTTGTTTCAAGCTGTGTAAACATTGCTTTACGACTATCTTTATTCTTACCAGTGTACTGATAAAATCAGTTGAACTCTGCTGTAACAATTCACTATGTAGAGAGAGCTCTTCAAGTGGTGGTGAGTATTCGTACTTATAGAAAGTTCTTGAAGGTAAAAATGCAATAAGATTTCCTACCCTATCCTCGAAGATTAGGGCCTTTAAGTATTACTTCAAAGTACTTCATCAGTAATTTGATTGAGGATTTCTTAAAGTTCCATTTGTGTTTTTCTCAAGGCACATACTTAATCAAGTTAAAGCTTAGATTGGTGCATTAGGATTTAATTTTGTAGTTGCTAAAGTTATGCACAATCTTGAAATGTTACACACGGCAACTTCAAAAGGAAACATTTTATATACTCTCCCATTTCTAGTGATTATAGACATATCCCACCACTGAACTGCCACTAAAATATGTGGTCATATGCTACAAGGTCGGGATTCGGGAACTATCTCAGAATTCTCAATGAAACTCGGAGAGTAGACGCAAGCAtacaaaaataatgatatttCCAATCTGGTCACTTTTGGtaaaaaatacaactttaaaAGCCAAATAATGTTCTGGCTAAATAAAATCTAGCATGTAAAAGGTTATAATGGTGATTTCTAGCATCTCCTTTATCATACACCAAGTCAGCGAACTTTCTCCTATACACCAAATGATCACGAAATTCTCTATGCAAAACCTCTAAAATATCCATGTCTTATAAATTCAACATGGAGCCTTGCTATGCCTACTATACAGCCAATGTACTATAGAGGTAACAGAACAAAGAAGAATTATGGAATTAACTGAGACTAGAAACATCAACCTCATCTGGAATTTTGAAAGTGTCTGCTGCCCCAAATTTCCTCCGTTCTTCATTGACCGAATTTTCTTCATCACTATCAACCTCATCAGCGTCATGACTGAATTGACTTGAGGGATCATATATACTTTTGGCTCTGCAGTCATGGGTAGCAAGCATCTTAACTTGGCCTAGATGAGAAATTTCTACCACAACGGTGTCATCATTTTCAGGTAGGGGCTGCTTCCAGGGTTCCCCATCAATCCTCATGAATGTATGATCAGCTGTACCTTTGTGAAACTCAAACCGGATTCCATGCGCCTACAAATAGGGAAACCGTAGAGGAAATAAGATAAATAGTAGCTCTGCTTTTATAAGTAAACACAAATTCTGGTTTTCAGAAAAGATCTGACAAAATGACCTCTCCGAAGAAACTGGTCATGGTGGATAACTATTTTCTCAGGGCCACAAGCAATAATTTAGACAGATTCTGCAACTACATTttactttatttcaaaaaaattaaattattggtCCTATATTCTATCTGTTCATtgttcaatgtttttttttcctggATAACTCTATCTGTTCAATGTTTTTATCCTTCTTGCAAGTTGCAATACAAAAGACAGTTGATCACTAGTAGAAACAGAACTTCTCATCGGTCGACATACATACACACAAATATTTGTAATAACCACAATTTATTCCTAACCTGGGCAAGACGTGTCCCGTGTCCTTTTGGAGCAAGGAGGACCAATCCGTGCCAAGCGTCTCTGAATCCAACTACTTCAAGAAGGCCATCATCTACAAATGGAGGAGTCAAGTCTCTCTGTCCATTTAAGAAATATAAGCACGTCAGTATGACTACAGAAGAATAAAAAGATTTCAAATTCGAAACAGGAAAAAGTGCGGATTTGGGAAGAAGCTTGTTTGGAATGCATACATATCGACGTTTGTTGCTATTGGGTGTTCCCCAGGGATTCAGTCCACCGGAAAAGCTAGGCAAGTTGAGGCAAACAATTGACCTGACACTGCATGTACAATTGGACAACAAAAAAGAATAGTTACATAACTCATAGGTAGTTCTTCAGGAACCAACTTCAACAAGCATAGAGATAGATGCAGTAATGCAACCAGAAACAGGTTACAGGAAAACagcaaaaatattgtatttgaaGAATGATACAGAGAAGTAAATTGTCAAGTCGTCATCTAAATTCTAAGGTTCCTATACTACAAGTAACTAATATTACCTGGGTGGGATGTGAAGGTCTTGCCATTCACCCTGTTTTTTCATTATCTTAACCTTAGTCAGTTGAGCTATGTTCCTGCagtaaattaaaattagttGCTACCAGAGACCAGAAAATTCTCATAAGGTATATCCTCATAAGAGATGATGGAAACTATTCAATCAAGACGTAATTAACCTGAACCATTTTATGACAAGAAAATTTCTGATTCTCCTCGAAAGTCTTGTTCAAATTTATACTCGCTACTTGGCACAAATTATGAACAGAAAAAATACTGGTTGGAATTTGGCAAATAATGACAGTTGCATAATTTGTAGTTATATCTTTCTATCTCAAGTAATTGTCATGGTTTACCCGGCAAGTAATGCAATAGATCATCTATTCTCAGACTGTCATGTATGCAGGAACAATCAAATTGCGTAAATTTAGTGTAGAAGTTGCTAACATTTTGGCTAATTATGATGCTGACAAACTACTCTACCGTATTTAAATAAAACCTGAACTTTTGAAGAGATTACACTATTTTAGGATGAACTAAAAAGAAAGGACATTTAAATCAGAAAAAAGGAGTATCTCACTAAGTTACCAAGAGCTATCATCAAGTTCACATTTTCATGTTCCCGGCAAGAAGATCAAAACAAATTTACATGGCTATTTAAAGTTAGCACGTAAAAGCAAGGTACCATATTACTGATGAAAcagatataaaaaaaagtttaagcAGATAATTGAACTGAATATGATCAGTCTCAGGAGTCTTTACTATGATGACTATTCCAATTGTGATCTATCTGTTGAAAAAATACTAAGGTGCAGCTTATATCAGACCTTCAAGAAGGTCAAGCTTCCACAAAAGAGGATATAATGTTGTTAAGTTGCAAAAGATATGAAAGAAGTTGTGTAACAAAACTACATTGCAGACTCACTTCGAAGAAGGATGAACGAGAGGGGCAAAAAACCATCCCTGTGTACATCCTAGCTTTAAATATGAACTCTGTGGAGCAAGAAAAATTAGCATTAGGCATTCCTTTCAAATATTATTACTCTGAAGCAATAGATAATTTCAGGTAATTTGAATCATTTACAGAATGTTAAAAGATGCTAGAACCCTACCTCAAGAAAAAACGATGCAAATAACTTCATTGAGCTAGGATAGAGATACCACGAATTCCACTTAGTTACTAAATGCCAAGTAAATTAGTATGGTATTATATGGCAATTATATAACTTGTtgcattaataatttttaattggGCTATACAAATATAAACTCCACCCCTACCTATGAGCCTAACACCCCTGAGCAGGAGAGCGTAAGTGTGGCATATCTCACTTTGCTTTGCTGCTGACTCGATATCCAATTTTACAGTTGGAGGCTGGGACTATCCCTCATTAATCTTGAGTATCAGTCATTGCAAATTGATTTACTAATAGTTAGCGACGCATAAGCAATATAAGAAGGAAAATGTATAATAGTGAAATAAAACAGCATATTACCAGTAGGCAAAAGCACCATATATCTTATTCTTTTCACAGATGATCCTATATCTTATTAAGCATAATATCACCTACTTCCCCTCTTGTCAACATATTTAAGAAAAGGTAAATGGAACCAACTAGGATGGACCTTAATCAGTTTCTTAACCTTTTCTTCTTCGAATCACCTATATTTCTAGCAATGACTTCAGAACCAACCCATACTAATGAATTTATTGAAACATTAGCCTAGTCAACAACTTTAGAAGTTCTCAAGATTTCAAGGATGCATATGGTACTGTCTGTTTGAGGGAGATGtggataaacaaattaaaagacaaaaagaagcAGTAGAAGCTAATCTGAGAAAACAAGGAGGGAATAACACGTATTGCTTAGTATAGCATGTGATTACTGGGTTTCCACAAGGATAGGATAAACTAGGTTTTATAGGAGGGTCTACGGCCGATGAATCAAGACAAAAACTGCACACGTATTTTTCTTTGATCTATCATATGTTTTCATCTGTCTCAACAGTAGGGGATGTAAAGCTAGAGTCTCATTAATCAAATTTCCATAAGCTGATACCTAAACAAAGTTAACACTGTAGTCATTTTACTTTTGGCCTTCTTTGTGATAGAACAGAACATATTAAGATTCATCACAAGATAATACAGAATACCAAAAATCTCGACTTCTGCTATCAAGAGCCCAATCCCACATCTTCAACTTATTTGTTTTGCCACAGCAGTCATTAAATTGAGAGTAGTTTTCTTTTCTTCGAGATAGAACAAAACAAAAGGTCCAGAGCACAAGACTTGAACAATTAACTTCAATTGATATGCAAAGATTCAGaggaaaaaaatcaaagaaagctgTATCATCTTAATTCCTGTCATCCACTTTACTACCTGATTGACAAGTTGGTTTTTGAATTTGTCAGGATTCATTTTCCTCTCCGAGTGAAATGCATAAGATACTTGTGCATCCATCCCTGATAACAGAGAATTCATGTTAGATGTAGTACTAGATGACTGACAGAAGAAGCAAAGAAATAACTTCAGATCATAGTCTCTGTAAGTTAAGGTATTGTCTTATGCAATAAGTTATTTCTGTTACCAAGAGATTGTAGATCTTCAGAAACAACTTTCCTTCATATAATTTTAGGTCTACCTCGTCTTCTTTAGGTTACTTCTCTAGTTGATATAAAGATAATCATTTCTTATAGGTATTGAACAGGATAAGCCTGTCCTTATATTTGTATGTCCAATAACTATTCGATATTATTAACTGGCCTGacaaaaaataagaagttaaaTGGCTATATAGAATTTAATTCCTAATCAAAAGAACATGCACTTACCCATGCTGAAGTAATTCCAAAAACCTCCACGGAATGTATGGAAACCTTCCTGCATGGTATTAGGTTAAAAAGAGGAAAGAAGTCATGGGTTAACACTTTGAAACAGACCAAGCTAAGAAATTTGTAACTTGCAAAAGCCAGAAAGTACGCATGCACACTGATAGACATATGTATGCATGCATATTGATAGACATAACCATATGTTCActtttcattcttaatcaatGTGAATACATTTGAAATTGGTATGccaaaatagaaatcttacccGAATATGCCCCACCCTGGGTTTCATATGATTACCCAACTACAAGTAAATACATTAGGAAACTCCTTTGTAAGGTAGTAAATTTACTGAATGCAGAAGCTGATATTTGTAAAAGATACTGATTCTTTTACATATGATTTACTCTTTCAAATAGCACTTAACACATAATGGTGAATGCTGCAGTTTTCCTTTCTCGTAGAAGATTAGGCTTGAACAACTTAATGCAATTAAATTATATGTACTCCAAGCCATTAGCAATACTGCAATAGTGGTATCTCCATCCAACCATATCAGTTTTGCCAATTCGAAGACTCATTTACCTTTATATGTGGACGTGCTGAAAGACAAATATTATATCAACTCCAATGGTTGTTCACTGTTTCTGCGACACTATTCAAGAACCTTTTTACAATTACAGTGATTTTTTGGTTCTTCTCTCTCTCAAAGCAAGAAAATTCATGTTGTAGAATATTCTTTAAAATCAATACTATCATTGAAAACCAAGAgcatcataaaaataatgaaataaattatttacagTGATTGTGTACTCCTATAATAGGTGCCTCTGTTGGATGTTATTAACGAATTGATTAACAGAAGACTTAAAGGTGACACCTagattaatttatattactaTGGAGCAGGACTTTACAGAAGCAGAACCAGGTTTAATATACTATCAGCAAAGACATAACAcaaccaaaaaagaaagaaaaaatgagtACTAGTGACCAAGATCTTATggagataaaaataaactatatGAAAGTGTGTGTTTTTCATGTTAGAGTAGATAATTTCTTTATACGACAAAAGGACTAACAGATGACAATGTCTTACCATGTTCAGTTCATCAGATGGAGAAACCCGGTGAAAGGCATGCAAAGAATGAGGCAATTCTAGCGGTGCAACAGGATCACAAGAACCAACTTTTGGTGCCCTCATTCTCATAAGAATGTGCCAACTGCATAAAGCAAATTTTTTTAACACCAGTTGATTGAGAATGAGCAGTCATGATGAACCATTTTTTTTACCATGAAATTATATTACTCCTAATCCTAGAATACTTCAAGAAGTGTCtgcaatcaaaatatatataccatACTAAGGGATCGTTTGGTTGGGGAACAAGTTATTCCATGATTGTTATCTCACCCTCAATATGGGATAAAAACTTCAAGACAAACACGGGATAACTAATCCTGTGATAAGTTTTCCCAGGATTATATATCAACCAAACATGGGATGAACTCATCCTAAATTAATCCCCGGATTAGTTATCCCCTCGTACCAAATGAGCCCCAAGAGTATAGGATATAACAACAATAGAAAATTTCCCAAAAACTTGAGCTTCCAGTTGTTTTGGAAGAGGTTACTATGGTTGTgtacaataaaaaaagaaggcattaaaatcaacacaaaagaatttcttcatgTTAAGAACTTAGATTGGTCAATTATCACAAGAAATAGAATACGCAGAAATCTGTTCCCTTTACCAATATTGGATGACAAGCACAAAACAATGATGTATATAGCAATCTTTTCTCAACTACTGTTTAGATTATGAACCAGTAGAAAATGGAGAGACCGTGGCTTAAGAGCACGTATGCTGTTCCAGCTCTCTTTTAATGGAAGCTAGAGCTTTCACAACTTCATCAACCCAAACTATAATATTCCTTGACTCAGCTAGAGACCAGATAAATATTGTCCAATTCCCCTGAAAAGATAGATCTTTAAGGAGGATCCACATATTattacacaaaaatatatagttacatCAATCTCATCTTTGCATTtgttgttatattttatttctttacttttgagTCAAGA
This region includes:
- the LOC125875568 gene encoding protein THYLAKOID FORMATION1, chloroplastic: MAAVTSVSFSAITQSAERKSSVSSSRSIDTFRFRSNFSFDSVNVRSSNSTSRFVVHCTSSSAADLPTVADTKLKFLTAYKRPIPTVYNTVLQELIVQQHLTRYKKSYQYDPVFALGFVTVYDQLMEGYPSEEDRNAIFKAYIEALKEDPEQYRADAQKLEEWARTQNANTLVDFSSKDGEIENIFKDIAQRAGTKDGFCYSRLFAVGLFRLLELANVTDPTILEKLCAALNVNKKSVDRDLDVYRNLLSKLVQAKELLKEYVEREKKKRGERETQKANETVTKCLGDYQYAGR
- the LOC125875567 gene encoding diacylglycerol kinase 5-like isoform X2, encoding MADSESEHNNIHRDFYIPTYILAPNASSNSLRLPDVPTCPVLVFINSKSGGQLGGELLRTFRHLLNKYQVFDLGEEAPDSVLRRLYLNIERLKGNGDQFAGEIEERMRIIVAGGDGTAGWLLGVVSDLKLSQPPPIATVPLGTGNNLPFAFGWGKKNPGTDLSSVISFLKQVMNAKEMKMDSWHILMRMRAPKVGSCDPVAPLELPHSLHAFHRVSPSDELNMEGFHTFRGGFWNYFSMGMDAQVSYAFHSERKMNPDKFKNQLVNQSSYLKLGCTQGWFFAPLVHPSSKNIAQLTKVKIMKKQGEWQDLHIPPSVRSIVCLNLPSFSGGLNPWGTPNSNKRRYRDLTPPFVDDGLLEVVGFRDAWHGLVLLAPKGHGTRLAQAHGIRFEFHKGTADHTFMRIDGEPWKQPLPENDDTVVVEISHLGQVKMLATHDCRAKSIYDPSSQFSHDADEVDSDEENSVNEERRKFGAADTFKIPDEVKKQNRSHGRKPRLWALLRNLLAFRLERH
- the LOC125875567 gene encoding diacylglycerol kinase 5-like isoform X1, which gives rise to MADSESEHNNIHRDFYIPTYILAPNASSNSLRLPDVPTCPVLVFINSKSGGQLGGELLRTFRHLLNKYQVFDLGEEAPDSVLRRLYLNIERLKGNGDQFAGEIEERMRIIVAGGDGTAGWLLGVVSDLKLSQPPPIATVPLGTGNNLPFAFGWGKKNPGTDLSSVISFLKQVMNAKEMKMDSWHILMRMRAPKVGSCDPVAPLELPHSLHAFHRVSPSDELNMEGFHTFRGGFWNYFSMGMDAQVSYAFHSERKMNPDKFKNQLVNQSSYLKLGCTQGWFFAPLVHPSSKNIAQLTKVKIMKKQGEWQDLHIPPSVRSIVCLNLPSFSGGLNPWGTPNSNKRRYRDLTPPFVDDGLLEVVGFRDAWHGLVLLAPKGHGTRLAQAHGIRFEFHKGTADHTFMRIDGEPWKQPLPENDDTVVVEISHLGQVKMLATHDCRAKSIYDPSSQFSHDADEVDSDEENSVNEERRKFGAADTFKIPDEVDVSSLS